From a single Nicotiana tomentosiformis chromosome 2, ASM39032v3, whole genome shotgun sequence genomic region:
- the LOC104101024 gene encoding E3 ubiquitin-protein ligase At4g11680-like isoform X2, which yields MDQEFQRNIISENGGFEYSYFRGLGTPFSLYFSRMASFLNPQNHYQSFDDDGVVSYDDDYASPFSYYGYSRPIVVLDVIWNLAFVCVSCFVLLTTISERPSTPLRLWIGGYALQCLLHVGFIWIEFQRRSFDDFDAVNFDGASSFSLFQSSIMKRLESVNTVISSIWWVFGFYWIVMGGQPLLQDSPRLYWLSVVFLAFDVFFMVFCIVMAFVLFFAFFCFFPFIATVAYAMRLGDGASENDIKTLPKYRYGQSNTTGNLVNVKTGEDHLNVNVKTGEDHFASQFNSSDSVPELALQPDDSSGQSRRTESQCHIQMESAAYAFINIWME from the exons ATGGACCAAGAATTTCAAAGAAATATAATTAGTGAAAATGGTGGTTTTGAATATAGTTATTTTAGAGGCTTAGGTACCCCtttttctttgtatttttcaagaatggcctcttTTTTAAACCCACAAAACCACTATCAAAGTTTTGATGATGATGGGGTTGTTTCTTATGATGATGATTATGCATCACCATTTAGTTATTATGGGTACTCAAGACCTATTGTGGTTCTTGATGTAATATGGAACTTGGCATTTGTTTGTGTTTCTTGTTTTGTGCTATTGACAACTATAAGTGAAAGACCTTCTACTCCTTTAAGGCTTTGGATTGGTGGTTATGCACTTCAGTGCCTATTGCATGTGGGTTTTATTTGGATTGAGTTTCAAAGaaggagttttgatgattttgatgCTGTCAATTTTGATGGGGCTTCTTCTTTTTCACTGTTTCAAAGCAG CATCATGAAGAGGCTGGAATCAGTTAACACTGTGATTTCATCAATCTGGTGGGTATTTGGCTTTTACTGGATTGTTATGGGTGGCCAGCCACTTCTGCAAGACTCACCTCGTCTTTACTG GTTATCAGTGGTCTTCCTTGCATTTGATGTGTTCTTTATGGTCTTTTGCATTGTGATGGCATTTGTACTCTTCTTCGCGTTCTTTTGTTTCTTTCCATTTATAGCAACAGTTGCATATGCCATGAGACTTGGAGATGGAGCATCTGAAAATGATATCAAGACTCTTCCCAAGTATAGATATGGTCAATCAAATACTACAGGGAACCTTGTAAATGTGAAGACAGGAGAAGATCACTTAAATGTTAATGTGAAGACAGGAGAAGATCACTTCGCATCACAGTTCAACAGTAGTGATTCTGTACCTGAGCTTGCTCTTCAACCAGATGATTCT AGTGGACAAAGTAGAA
- the LOC104101024 gene encoding E3 ubiquitin-protein ligase At4g11680-like isoform X3 — MDQEFQRNIISENGGFEYSYFRGLGTPFSLYFSRMASFLNPQNHYQSFDDDGVVSYDDDYASPFSYYGYSRPIVVLDVIWNLAFVCVSCFVLLTTISERPSTPLRLWIGGYALQCLLHVGFIWIEFQRRSFDDFDAVNFDGASSFSLFQSSIMKRLESVNTVISSIWWVFGFYWIVMGGQPLLQDSPRLYWLSVVFLAFDVFFMVFCIVMAFVLFFAFFCFFPFIATVAYAMRLGDGASENDIKTLPKYRYGQSNTTGNLVNVKTGEDHLNVNVKTGEDHFASQFNSSDSVPELALQPDDSVRVLHMPL, encoded by the exons ATGGACCAAGAATTTCAAAGAAATATAATTAGTGAAAATGGTGGTTTTGAATATAGTTATTTTAGAGGCTTAGGTACCCCtttttctttgtatttttcaagaatggcctcttTTTTAAACCCACAAAACCACTATCAAAGTTTTGATGATGATGGGGTTGTTTCTTATGATGATGATTATGCATCACCATTTAGTTATTATGGGTACTCAAGACCTATTGTGGTTCTTGATGTAATATGGAACTTGGCATTTGTTTGTGTTTCTTGTTTTGTGCTATTGACAACTATAAGTGAAAGACCTTCTACTCCTTTAAGGCTTTGGATTGGTGGTTATGCACTTCAGTGCCTATTGCATGTGGGTTTTATTTGGATTGAGTTTCAAAGaaggagttttgatgattttgatgCTGTCAATTTTGATGGGGCTTCTTCTTTTTCACTGTTTCAAAGCAG CATCATGAAGAGGCTGGAATCAGTTAACACTGTGATTTCATCAATCTGGTGGGTATTTGGCTTTTACTGGATTGTTATGGGTGGCCAGCCACTTCTGCAAGACTCACCTCGTCTTTACTG GTTATCAGTGGTCTTCCTTGCATTTGATGTGTTCTTTATGGTCTTTTGCATTGTGATGGCATTTGTACTCTTCTTCGCGTTCTTTTGTTTCTTTCCATTTATAGCAACAGTTGCATATGCCATGAGACTTGGAGATGGAGCATCTGAAAATGATATCAAGACTCTTCCCAAGTATAGATATGGTCAATCAAATACTACAGGGAACCTTGTAAATGTGAAGACAGGAGAAGATCACTTAAATGTTAATGTGAAGACAGGAGAAGATCACTTCGCATCACAGTTCAACAGTAGTGATTCTGTACCTGAGCTTGCTCTTCAACCAGATGATTCTGTAA
- the LOC104116069 gene encoding alpha-L-arabinofuranosidase 1: MESRHSLYHVLLLILCGLSALCQCSAAGVEANQTAVLFVNASEASARKIPDTLFGIFFEEINHAGAGGLWAELVSNRGFEAGGPNVPSNIDPWSIIGDESSVIVSTDRSSCFDRNKIALRMQVLCDHRGTNICPDGGVGIYNPGFWGMNIEQGKSYKLVLYVRSQESINVSVALTGSNGLLKLATSNIVAADVSSWTKVEILLEAKGSDPNSRLELRSTTKGVIWFDQVSLMPMDTYKGHGFRKDLFGMLKDLKPAFIRFPGGCFVEGDYLRNAFRWKETIGQWEERPGHFGDVWNYWTDDGLGHFEFLLLAEDLGARPVWVFNNGVSHHDEVDTSAILPFVQEILDGLEFARGDPTSTWGSVRAKMGHPEPFDLKYVAIGNEDCGKSKYRGNYLKFYSSIKDAYPDIRIISNCDGSSSPLDHPADLYDFHIYSSASSVFSNARHFDSTRRSGPKAFISEYAVTGNDAGKGSLLAALAEAGFLIGVEKNSEAIEMASYAPLFVNDNDRRWNPDAIVFTSSQMYGTPSYWMQHFFKESNGATLLSSSLQANPSNSLIASAITWRNSVDNNEYLRIKVVNFGTITVTLKISISGLDQNSLESSGAIKTTLTSTNVMDENSFKEPNKVSPVKAMLEKVSESMDAVLSPRSLTSFDLLRKSISSSVDTASVLKSSY, from the exons ATGGAGTCAAGGCATTCCCTTTATCACGTACTGCTTTTAATTTTGTGCGGTCTGTCTGCCCTGTGTCAATGTTCGGCTGCTGGGGTTGAAGCAAACCAGACAGCGGTATTGTTTGTGAATGCATCTGAAGCATCAGCAAGGAAAATACCTGATACTCTTTTTGGTATATTCTTTGAG GAGATCAATCATGCTGGAGCTGGTGGATTGTGGGCTGAGCTTGTCAGCAACAGAG GTTTTGAAGCTGGAGGCCCAAATGTACCTTCGAATATTGATCCTTGGTCTATCATCGGGGATGAGTCCTCAGTGATTGTCTCAACAGATCGTTCATCATGCTTTGATCGGAATAAAATTGCACTTCGAATGCAGGTGCTCTGTGACCATAGAGGCACCAATATCTGCCCAGATGGAGGAGTTGGTATCTACAACCCTGGATTTTGGGGCATG AATATTGAGCAGGGAAAGAGTTACAAACTAGTGCTTTATGTTCGTTCGCAAGAATCAATCAATGTATCTGTCGCTTTAACTGGTTCAAATGGATTGCTAAAGTTGGCTACTTCCAACATAGT AGCTGCCGATGTTTCAAGTTGGACAAAAGTGGAAATTCTGTTAGAAGCAAAAGGATCAGATCCCAATTCAAGACTCGAATTGAGATCAACTACAAAAGGTGTTATATGGTTTGATCAAGTGTCATTGATGCCTATGGACACATATAAG GGCCATGGCTTCAGGAAAGATCTTTTTGGAATGCTTAAAGATTTGAAACCAGCATTCATTAGATTTCCAG GTGGATGTTTTGTTGAAGGTGACTATTTAAGAAATGCATTTAGGTGGAAAGAAACCATTGGACAATGGGAAGAGAGGCCGGGTCACTTTGGTGATGTTTGGAATTACTGGACTGATGATGGGCTTGGCCATTTTGAGTTCCTGCTG CTTGCCGAGGACTTAGGTGCACGGCCAGTGTGGGTTTTCAACAACG GAGTCAGCCACCATGATGAAGTTGACACTTCCGCTATTTTACCTTTTGTGCAA GAAATCTTAGATGGTCTTGAGTTTGCAAGAGGTGATCCTACCTCAACATGGGGTTCTGTGCGAGCCAAAATGGGACATCCGGAGCCCTTTGATTTGAAATATGTGGCGATTGGAAATGAGGATTGTGGAAAGTCAAAATACCGTG GAAATTACCTCAAGTTCTATTCATCCATCAAAGATGCATACCCAGATATTAGGATAATCTCAAACTGTGATGGTTCTTCCAGTCCACTGGATCACCCAGCtgatttatatgattttcat ATTTATAGCAGCGCAAGTTCTGTATTTTCTAATGCTCGCCATTTTGATAGTACACGACGCAGTGGACCAAAG GCTTTTATAAGTGAGTATGCTGTGACTGGAAATGATGCTGGTAAAGGTAGTCTTTTAGCAGCATTGGCTGAAGCTGGTTTCCTCATTGGGGTAGAAAAGAACAG CGAAGCAATTGAAATGGCAAGTTATGCACCCCTATTTGTTAATGACAATGACAGGAG GTGGAACCCAGATGCAATTGTGTTCACCTCTTCACAAATGTATGGAACCCCTAGTTATTGGATGCAGCATTTCTTCAAAGAGTCAAATGGCGCAACTCTTCTGAGTTCATCACTACAAGCTAATCCTTCAAATTCACTTATAGCATCTGCCATCACTTGGCGAAATTCAGTTGATAACAACGAGTATTTGAGAataaag GTCGTGAACTTCGGGACCATCACCGTTACTCTTAAAATCTCTATCAGCGGATTGGATCAGAACTCTTTAGAGTCATCTGGAGCTATAAAAACTACATTAACATCCACCAATGTGATGGATGAAAATTCCTTCAAAGAACCTAATAAG GTATCGCCTGTTAAAGCGATGCTTGAAAAAGTTAGCGAGAGCATGGATGCTGTACTGTCTCCACGTTCCCTCACTTCATTTGACTTGTTAAGAAAATCAATCAGCAGTAGTGTTGATACTGCTTCTGTTCTTAAATCTTCATACTAA